The following are from one region of the Centropristis striata isolate RG_2023a ecotype Rhode Island chromosome 19, C.striata_1.0, whole genome shotgun sequence genome:
- the LOC131992669 gene encoding Golgi phosphoprotein 3-like, with product MTSLTLRSSGLVQRRTEAIRSAAADRERESGDEEDEARRGEEEDDDEKGDSKETRLTLMEEVLLLGLKDREGYTSFWNDCISSGLRGCMLVELALRGRLQLEPCGVRRKSLLSRKVICKSDAPTGDVLLDEALKHIKETQPPETVQSWIELLSGETWNPLKLHYQLRNVRERLAKNLVEKGVLTTEKQNFLLFDMTTHPLTNSTIKQRLVKKVQESVLEKWVNDPHRMDKRVLALILLAHSSDVLENAFAPLQDDQYDLGMKRVHTLLELEPEKESAKPNVNELMWAVVAAFTK from the exons ATGACCTCTCTCACGCTTAGAAGCTCGGGCCTCGTCCAGCGGAGGACCGAGGCCATCCGCAGCGCCGCCGCCGACAGGGAAAGGGAGTCCGGCGACGAGGAGGACGAGGCGCGCCGCGGGGAGGAGGAAGACGACGACGAGAAGGGGGACTCGAAGGAGACCAGACTCACACTGATGGAGGAGGTGTTGCTCCTGGGCCTCAAGGATCGAGAG GGCTACACGTCTTTCTGGAACGACTGTATTTCTTCCGGCCTCCGTGGATGTATGCTGGTGGAGCTGGCCCTCAGGGGCAGGTTACAGCTGGAGCCTTGCGGCGTGAGGAGGAAAAGCCTGCTCTCCAGGAAG GTGATCTGCAAGTCAGATGCTCCGACCGGAGATGTGCTACTGGATGAGGCCTTGAAGCACATTAAAGAGACCCAGCCTCCAGAGACTGTTCAGAGCTGGATAGAGCTGCTAAGTG GAGAGACCTGGAATCCCCTGAAGCTGCACTATCAGCTGAGAAATGTTCGAGAACGTCTGGCGAAAAACCTGGTAGAGAAAGGTGTCCTCACCACAGAGAAACAGAACTTCCTGCTTTTTGACATGACCACACATCCGCTCACCAACAGCACCATTAAACAG CGCCTCGTCAAGAAGGTCCAGGAGTCCGTTTTGGAAAAGTGGGTCAACGATCCTCACCGCATGGACAAACGGGTCCTGGCCCTGATCCTCCTCGCCCACTCATCCGACGTTCTTGAGAATGCCTTCGCCCCGCTCCAGGACGACCAGTACGACCTGGGCATGAAGAGAGTCCACACCCTGCTGGAGCTGGAGCCAGAGAAAGAGAGCGCAAAGCCCAACGTCAACGAACTTATGTGGGCTGTGGTGGCGGCGTTTACTAAATGA